In Alkalimarinus alittae, the DNA window TGAGCTAGCTGTTTTGATCACTGAAAACCCTATCTCGTCGGCAGCATAGCTGGTAGCCGCTGAAAGAATACCTAAACACGCCACTAGAAACACCAGCATGTAACGTCGAGTATTGTGCTTCTCTACTACACTTTTCATATGCATTTTAAATCCTTTTTCTCTTTCATACAGTTGATCACTGGATTTTATCCGACCGACAAGCCATAAATATAATATTATTTTTATAGTATATATAAATAAATATTCTATACCTTAAATACTATTAGCACTCAAAGGCACACTTAATTAACTTTCTTTAATGCGTTGGAAACACTGCAGATAGTTGCGCTGAGCTACTATAGCCTTAACAGTTTCGAAAAGAGGTAGATGTCATTTCGCCACTGTGCTCTTTTTCATCATTGTGCAAATTGTTGTTGCTCCCTTCAAGCACACACTCTTGACTCCTCGGTCCCCGCAGGAGTCTTTTTTTTGTCTGTTTGGTTGATTATTTACAAAACGTAACGAAAAGAAGACGCCACCCTAAAGGCTCGGTATAATCCCATCAAAATTATTACGCGAGTTATCGGGAGATAAACACATGTTAAACGTAAATCAATACTTTGACGGAAAGGTTGCTTCAATCGGCTTAAAAACCAAAGACTTACCTGCAACGGTAGGCGTTATGGTGCCAGGCGAATACACCTTTGGAACCGAAAAACGTGAGTATATGACCGTCATCAGCGGCGCTCTAACCGTTAAACTACCTGGTGAAAGTGACTGGAAGACGTTTTCTGAAGGCGAGACGTTCATTGTAGAAGCCAATCAAAGCTTTGATCTTAAAGTTGAAATCGATACAGCCTACCTTTGTAAATACGAATAATTAGCCGCTAAGTGCATACGCCCGGCGAGTTGAAATACTTATACAGGCCGGGCAACATCTAAAGGACACCGTATGAAGCACACCCTCAACATCATTACCTCAACGCTAGCCTCAAGCATTCGCTCATGGAGAGGTACTTCTGCGAGTAAAACGAGCCAAGCCCCCGCCAAAACATTAATGTTATTTGATCGTGAAGGGTGTCCTCGATGCAGATTTGTTCGAGAAGCGCTGACAGAACTTAACCTTGATGTTGTCATAATGCCCTGTCCTAAAGGTGGAAAAAAAATAGGTCAATTAAAACAAGAAACCGGTTACTCTGAGGTGCCTATTTTAATTGACGAAAACACCCACCAAAAAATTCAAGGTGCAGAAGCTGCTGTTAACTACTTGTTTGAAGAATATCGTGGCAAGCGTCCTCCTAAACAGTTAATCGCTAATACACTGAATCAGTTTGCCTCGTCTATGGCAACAGGCATTCGTTTTAGTGCTGGCATGCTCGCCAAGCCTTCTAAGGGTGCAGAAAAAAAACTGACCCTATACAGTTTTGAGTCCAGCCCCTTTTCAAGACCTGTAAGAGAGTTGCTTTGTGAGCTTGAACTGCCTTATTTGCTAGTAACGCTAGGTAAGCAGCAAAAATCAGACATGGGCCCAGCTAACTTCAGGTTTACCCGTAAACCTTATAAGCCTCTAGCCAATAGCAAAAGAGATGCATTTTTTAAAGTTCATGGTAACGTACAGGTTCCCTACCTTGTTGACCCTAACACGCAAGTCGCATTGTTTGAGTCTGCTGATATTCTTCAATATCTAAACAAAACATATGCGGCTTAAATAGTCCCTTTAAATTTAACTCAGTACCCCTAAGCGGTGTTTCTAATAGACGAAAGTCAATGCAACACATTAGCAATACCCATACGATTTGTTACAGCAAATTAAAATATTCTCTCTATAATTAGAGAAGGTAAAACCAAATTTAGTTACAGATAAGATACCATTGGTCTTGTCAGTTAAGGTGAGCAATTATGTCCAAGAAAGCACTAGAGATACGTGACAAAACCATATTTGACGGTATTTTCGTTAAATACATTCTTAAATTTTTATACTCGGTATGGTTCAAAATATCAGGGTGGAAAACCACTGGGTCTGCCCCAGATGGTGCTGGTATTACTATTGCGGCGCCACATACATCAAATTGGGATATCGTTTACGCCTTAGGTGCTGCGATATTACTTGATGTTAAAATTTATTTTTCTATAAAAGATAGCTGGTGCCGCATTCCTGTTATTGGTCGCATCATGCTATGGATGGGGGCTATCCCTATTGACCGAAGCTCAAAAGGCCAAGGCCAAGTTCAATTAATTAGAACATTTGTTGAGCGCCATAAAAACAGCCGCATATTTTTCTTGTTCACACCTGAAGGTACAAGAGGCGAAGTAGACCGCTGGAAGACTGGTTTTTATCACATTGCTGAAGAATGTGATTTACCTATATTTTTAGCCAAAGTCGATTACCGCACTAAGGTCTCAGGTGTCTTCCATTCGTTCAAGCTAACCGATAGCAAAGAAGCGGATATAGAAGCGATTCAGGAGTCATATAAAAGTGTTTACGGTAAGTTTCCAGCACTTCAGTATCCTGCTTACTCAGGGCCATTACCTGAGATAACACAACGAGAAATGGTAGTCATGTTCGCTATGCACTCTTTAAAAGGCATGGCAACTCAGGCAGAAATAGCTGCCAGAGCCAAGTTTGATGAAGTGAATGCCGAAATGCTTGATTTCTTAGTCGAAAAAGGCATTTTAGAAAAAATAGAAGAAGGTAAAAAAGCAATTAAATATAAGATGACCTCTGCAGGAAAAGGCTTCTTGTTACACCTTGCGCCGACCTTGGCACAGCCTCAGAAGTAAATATCTAATACATAGCAGAAACCAAAAAGGAGCAGCCGCAAGGTCGCTCCTTTTTTTGTGCACATATAAACTGCTTCGCGGCTGAGAGCAGCACCTACAAAAAATCAGTACACAGTGGATTTCTATTTGTAGGAGCCACTTTGGCGCGATTAAACACGGTACGTAATCATAGCGCTTAAGCGTGCGTCTAGCCTTGGCCGGGGCTTAGGCATAAAAAAAGGAGCAACCGTTAGGTTGCTCCTTTTTGTGCAATATTAAACTGCTTCGCGATTAAGAGCCGCGATAGAACTAATCTTCTTTAGGTTTTCTTACGCGAGGCTTTTTATCCGCAGGTCTTGAGGTAGGCTTTCCGCTTCCACTCTCATTAGATCTTCTAGGCTTACGAGAACCGCCGCCACCAGGCTTACCCCGATCGCCTCTGCCTCTTGGTGCACCGCGACCGCCGCGTGATGTACCCTCTTCACCGTCAAACGGAGCGATATTTAAAGACTGTTGACAAACCCACACTTTTTTCAGTGAATCCATCGTCTCTTTTGGCATACCTGAAGGTAAATCTACGGTACTAAATGAGTCAAATATTTGAATATGGCCAATATAGGTCGCTTCGATATTCGCTTCATTAGCAATAGCGCCTACGATATTGCCAGGCTTCACACCGTGGTCATACCCTACATCGATACGGAATCTTTCCATATCAACATCTGGGTTATCTTTTAAAGACTTTGCTTTACGCTCGCCTGACTTTCGTGGGCGCTCAGATCGCTCTCCACGCTCGGTTCGGCTTCCTCTCTCAGAGCGTTCGTTGCGCTCTGTGCGCTCACGACGCTCAGGCTGAGGCTTCAGTAATAGAGGTTCATCACCTTGAACTAGCTTGGCTAAAGCCGCCGCTACTTCAATAACAGGAATATCATGCTCTGTTTGATACTGCTCTAACAACTTCTGGAAAAACTCTAAGTTTCCACCTGCCAACGTATCCGTAATTTTTTGCTTAAATTTAGACACGCGCTGATCGTTCACATCTTCTGTGGTTGGCAGCGTCATTTTCTCTATTTTTTGCTTTGTTGCTTTTTCAATAGAGAACAACATGCGCTTTTCACGCGGAGAAACAAACAATATCGCATCACCGGTACGTCCAGCACGGCCAGTACGACCAATACGGTGAACATAAGCCTCTGTATCGTAAGGAATATCATAGTTCACAACGTGGCTAATACGCTCTACATCAAGGCCACGAGCAGCAACATCAGTGGCTATCAATATATCGATTTTATTGTTCTTAAGTCGTGCAACGGTACGCTCACGAACAGCCTGTGAAATATCACCGTTAAGGGCTGCTGCAGAATAACCACGCGCTTCTAGCTTTTCAGCCAGTTCAACAGTTGCCGTTTTTGTACGTACAAAAATAATCATGCCGTCAAACGGCTCGACTTCAAGTATGCGGGTTAAGGCATCCATTTTATGAAGGCCACTAACCTGCCAATAACGCTGGCGAATTGTATCGGCGGTAGACGTTTTTACTTCAATTTTAACGTGCTTTGGATCTCTCAAGTAACGTTCGGTTACTTTCTTGATTTGTGATGGCATGGTGGCTGAAAATAACGCAATCTGCCTTTCTGCTGGCGTCTGCTCTAATATCCACTCTACGTCATCAATAAAACCCATGCGCAACATTTCATCAGCTTCATCAAGTACAAGTGCTGATAGTTTATCTAGCTTCAATGTGCCGCGACGCATGTGGTCCATAACGCGGCCAGGCGTACCAACAACGACGTGAACGCCGCGCTTTAGCTGTCGTAACTGCCCATCGTAAGATGAACCGCCATAGATAGGCAGTACATGAAAACCTTTCATATAACGTGCGTAAGTTTGGAAGGCTTCGGCAACCTGAATCGCAAGTTCACGAGTAGGTGCCAACACCAATAATTGTGGTGATTTTTGAGAAAGGTCGATACGTGACAATAACGGCAACGCGAAGGCTGCTGTTTTACCGGTACCGGTTTGAGCTTGACCTAAAAGATCATGCCCGTTAAGAAGGTGTGGAATACTCTCTGCTTGAATTGGGGACGGTACTTCGTAACCCGCTTCTTTTACTGCTCTCAGTAATGGCTCAGCAAGCTCTAGTTGATCAAAGCTTAGTTCAGATGATGACATCAGATGTGCTACCTATAGATTGATGGCACACACATGAGTCATGTATTCGCCAACAGATTTTAAAAGGGTGCAGATTATACACTGAATAATCAAAACTTGCTTGTTATTTAGGCTAAAAGAGGTTAATAAATGATCAAATAGATGTCATATTGTGACTTAAAGTGTTTACAGGTCACACTTTAGTAACTTAAATCTTGCTTTCAAGGCTGATATTTTGACTGATTTTATTTAGTGCCACGCAATTTTAAGGCCGCATAATCAGTCTACCCTCGGTTGATATAGCATAAAAAGACAACTAAACTGGTTTTTAGAGCGCCATCTGGCTCCGTGTCTCATTAGTAAATCGTACGACAGTAATGCTTCGACCTTGCTTCTGACCCCCGTAAGTCCACTGTAACGCTTGCTCAACCTGCATCGCTTAATGATGCTCTATTTAGATTGTATTTATATACATCAGTACGAAGGATTAAAGAATTATGTCTGAGAAATTAACTGGAACCGTTAAATGGTTCAACGAAAGCAAGGGCTTTGGCTTCATTACTCGTGAGAACGGACCTGACTTGTTTGTTCACTTCAGCAGCATCGTGAGCGACGGCTTCCGTACTCTTCAGGAAGGCCAGCAAGTTAGCTTTACTGAAGGCGCAGGCCAAAAAGGCCCACAAGCTGAAAACGTAGAAGCTATCTAGGGTCTATTATTTTGAAAATAGCTGATAATATGGTCGTAAGCATCCATTACACCCTGACGAACAACGAAGGCGATGTAATAGATAGCTCAATAGACGACGCGCCCCTAAGTTACCTGCATGGCGCAGGTAATATTGTCCCTGGTTTAGAAACTGCACTACTCGGTAAATCGGTTGGAGAAAGTCTACAAGTGACTATTCAACCTGAAGATGCCTATGGTGAGAGACATGATGAGATGGTTCAACTTGTCCCCCGCGAAATGTTCCAAGGTGTTGAAGATATTCAGCCTGGAATGCAGTTTCAAGCAGAAGCCCCAGACGGCGGTGTTCAGATGATTATTGTTGCAGATGTTGCTGACGACGAAATCACAGTAGACGCCAATCACCCTCTGGCCGGCGAAGTACTTAACTTTGACGTAAGTATTGAAGCTGTTCGCGAGCCGACTCCTGAAGAGTTGGATCACGGTCACGTGCACTAAATCAGGCGCACTAACAAGTAGAGCTATCTGCTCTGCTTGTTCCTTTCCTTTTATCTCTCGTGTTTATACAAGGCTAATAAAATGGCAATATGGGTCGATGCAGATGCCTGCCCTAACGTAGTAAAAGAAATCCTATTCCGAGCAGCTCAACGCACTAAAATCCCATTAACACTGGTGGCAAATCAGCCTATTAGTACACCGCCTTCACCTTATATTAAATCTATTCAAGTGCCCTCTGGCTTTGATGTAGCTGATAACTATATTGCTCAAGAAGTGGTTAAGGGTGATTTAGTGATTACCGCCGATATTCCGCTTGCCGCAGATATTGTTGCTAAAGACGCGATAGCACTTAATCCGCGCGGAGAGAAATACACTAAAGAAAATATTAAACAGCGGCTTACCATGCGAAACTTTATGGAAGAAATGCGAGGAGCAGGTCAAGCAATGGGTGGCCCGCCCCCCCTAAATCAACAAGACCGACAAGCATTTGCAAATGCGCTAGACCGCTATATAGCAACACACTCGCGCCACTCTTCAGGCTAGCGCACGTCCTTTGATATGAGGGCAACAAAGTCGCTAATACGCTGAGTGGCAACTTGCATATTCTGCTGATGGGTCAGTCCCGACTTTACCCGTGGTTTAAAGTCATGATCACCATCTTCTAGCCATATAATATTAATCATATTAGAGAGCTTATAGTCGCTTACCCGCTCTTGATTACCCATCGGATCTCGTGTTCCTTGAAGAATCAACGTAGCTGTGGCGATCTCTGCTAGATGCTCAGTCCTTGGTTTTTCAGGCTTGCCCAATGCATGAAACGGATACCCTAAGCAAATCAGCCCACTCGGCTGAAGTTCATCAGCTAACAAGCTAGCCATTCGGCCGCCCATCGACTTTCCCCCTATAAAAATAGGTTCCTGATTACCGTGCCCTTCACTGTTTAGGGGCTCATCCAACTGATGCTTAACCTGACAAAAAGCCTCTCGCCAGCTTTCTAGCAATACTTTTTGGGTGTTAGGCGGGCGTTTTTTTCCTGTTTCTCTTCGCTCACACATATAAGGAAACTCAAACCGCCATACCCTAATGCCTTTTTTAGCAATGCTTTCTGCAACCGTATTCATAAACGCACTGTCCATCAACGCGCCTGCGCCATGAGCTAAAATCAAATTAGCGTTAACAGACTGTTCGGGCTCATTAATTAAAAAGTTGATCACGTTTATCGCTTCCCTTTAAGCGTGCTTGCTTTATATTTACGCTGTTTAAAATAAAGAGGGGGCTCATCTATATTCAGTAGTCGGCGACGAACAAGGTCTAACCCTACCGCTGCGACCATTTGCTGAAAATAATGTCTTGAGCCAGGGAAATACAATAGTTCAGCCTCTATTTTGTGGCGATCTCCCCAGGCAACCCAAACGGTACCTACCGGTTTCTCGTCCGTTCCGCCACCAGGCCCAGCAACGCCTGAGACTGCAATACCGTAATCTGAATCACTTTGTACCAACGCGCCTTGCACCATTTGACAGGCAACCTCGCGACTGACCGCGCCATGACACTCAAGGGTCTCTGGGTCAACGCCTAAGAGGTGGCTTTTTATTCGATTTGAATAACTCACGATACCCATTTCGAAGGCCGCTGATGCCCCCGCAATAGACGTAATTTGTGAGGCAATAAGCCCACCGGTGCACGACTCCGCCGTCGCTAATGTTTTTCCTTGCTGCTGTAGCAACCCCACCACCCGCTGCTGAAGTGTCTCGGACTGTTCAGAAATAATATGGGCACCGAGCAACGCTTTTAACCTAGCAATACAACTCGCTCGTTGTTGCTCGCCTTCAAGCGTGTGAGTGGTTAGCTTTACGTCTACAATCGGCATCGAGGCGCGAAATCCAAGCTCAACGGATTTCGGCCAGTCAGGCATGCTATCTATAACCATCTGTTGAATTTTAGATTCCCCTAAACCAAATACCGGTAAGTGAGACACCGTGGTTTTTTCTAGCCCTGGAAATCGGTAGTTGATTTCTTTGATGATCGTTTGATCAAGCATTTTTTCAAGCTCAGAAGGAACCCCCGGCGTACAAACTACCCAACAGTCATTATGATCAATTGAAAACCCTACCGCACTTCCGATCGGATTTGGCACAATAGTCACGCCTTTAGGAAGCCATGCCTGTTTACGATTCGGACCATCTAGCTTAAAATTTCGTTTGGCGCACCACGATTCAAGATGGGCAATGGCTTCAGCGTTTTCTTCTAAAGGCTGCACTACAACCTGAGCCAAAACCTCTGAGGTGAGGTCATCTATCGTCGGACCTAAACCACCATTAACAATCAATACGTCAGACATTGAAGATAGCGCAGCAATCTCTTGTTTCAAAAGCTCAACGTTATCGCCAACGGTCACCCTTCGACTGACAGAATACCCTTCTGCCTGTAACTTTTTGGCTATCAACGCAGAATTTGAATCGATAATATCACCGCTCATCAACTCGTCACCGGTTAATAGCAGTTGAATGCGTAAGGTCTTCATGACAGATTATTCCTCTAACGCCTTCGCCACGACACTAAATACTTTTGGATTAAACGGGTAACCAAAGTGACTGGTGGCGACTTCTATATTTCGCGTATGGTCGGTCTCTTTTTCTAACGAGCACTGCCAAGATACAACGCCATCATAACGACTGTGTATAGCGATGGTTTTAACGGGCGGTGGCTCAGCACGTCGATCAAAGGCTTCGGCATCTTTATGAGTAAAGGCTTTACCTGAGAGTATCAACGATAACTGAAATAAGTGATTTCCATAAGGGTTCCCAGTAAATGGGGTTCCCAAAGTAATCACAGAGTGGATATCGTCTTCTAGCTTGCGGCCTAACTCTCGCGCAAATACGCCGCCTAAGCTCCAGCCAATAATCGAAACCTTTTGCCCGGTTTGCTGGTGGAGCGCTTTAATCTGGTTATACAGTTGTTCTTTTATCGCCGGCGATGTCCCTTGGTTTATGCCCATCCCCCAGCCATAAGCTTTATACCCTTCCTTATTAAGATACCGTCGCAGCAAAATCGTCGTCAGATCACCCGCACCAAACCCAGGTATAACCAATACAGCACGACCTTTACCCACAGTCTTCTGCTTTAAAAAAGGGGTATTAAGCAAACCCGCACCTAATTCAATAAACGCTCGATTTTCAAGCGCCAGCATTAGTAAACTCGGTTTTTTGATGCTTGTATCCATTTTATTATTAGCCTTTGTTGGTTCCGTTGCACTTGTGGCTCAAATCTAAGCTACAACTCGCTGTTAATTATCGAGATTAACATATCCAGTTTTCGATTAGATAGTTGGCGATAATCAAAATAAGGCGCAATGATTATTTTTTTGGCGGTATTAAGGTAAAACCCGTCACCCACATCAACAGACGTATCAAGCACGCCTAACGTTTGAGCATAAGACTTGCCCGATACGATTAAGATCGTATCGCTAGCAGCTGGCAGGGTATTTAAAGGAGAGAAAATAAGGGTGTGACCGCACCCCTGCTGCAACAACACATGATCACGATATGCCTGCCAAGTAGGCTGCCCTCGTTGAGCAATTAGAAACATGAGCTTGGCATAAATATTAAATATCTTTCGCCAATGATTGCCCGTCGACTCAACAATGTGAGTAATATCACCGCTTTGCAAAGGCTTTAAGGTGTGCAACCCTTGATATTCTGGCATCGGAGGGCGGTTGCCTATGCATACCGCCAGACGGTAATGACGGTCACCCAACCCTACTATGTGATTATCCAATACGTATCACCTGAAACGAATAAAAAGTTTTTCAGGTAAGCTAACAAATATTAACCGTTAAAACTATAAACCGGTAACAAGTCAGGCCGCTCTGAAGCAGGTAAAATCCTGCCAATCATATTATCTAATATAAGCGGTTCTTTATTTGGCTCTTCGTAATACGCCAAAACCATATGAGCCTGATTAAGTCTAACCGCTTTTACGTAAGTAATACGAAGGTTTTCAGCCGGTACACCCATCGCTAACAAAGTAAAATACTTTGCAATTGAATAATCTTCACAATCGCCAGCATTCGTACTTAACAACTCCACAGGGCTAGCCCAATAATCTTCCTTGCCCCACTGTGACATATCCGTCTTAAACTCTGCTTCATTAAAAAAGTCATTTACCAGCGACAGTTTTCGCTCAATCAGTAACTTATCACTCAACAAGGTCATCGCCTGCCAGCGTTCAATCCGCTCTCTTGCAGCCGCGCCATGAGTCTCTTCAATGTCTATTAAAAAACCTTCTTCAAGCTCAATTGGCGCGTTTAGCCCTCTACTAAAAAAATCGCTTCGTTCATTATGTTTATTCCACCGCGCATATACATCAGATAGCTGCTCAGACTGATGAGCTTCAAGCCGTTTAAAATCATAAGAAGGTGGTGTCATATTACGATTTGGTAAAATATTTTCACTTAGTGTGCGAACAACCCACTGCAACCCGTTACCCGATTTAGGTAACGTCAATGCGTCTGCAGTCCCCACGTGAAGCAATACGGCCAAAACGAACACAATAAGCGTTAGTGTCCGCAACCTTAACGTTCGAATCATTATTGTCCCTGCTAGAAAGTCTTTAATTTCTCAGTTTTCATCAAAACAGGGCGTTAATTCTTTTTGATCACTACCTCTGATTTGATATTCCGTACCGTTATATCAATAATCGTACCCTCCCTATCGTTTTTATTGATGTATCAGTAAGTTAAAAACACTCAGGCATCAGGATTAGCAATTGAGCACACTCAGTCAGCGACTTTCTGTTGCTTTTTAGCAACAGAAATCATACGAAGATTAAATTAAATTATATATTTCAAATACTTAACATGTCGCCAAAAAGAGACAACACAACAACAACCGTGACTATGCGTCATATCACAAGGATATTATTTATCCCCCCCATCAGAGACGACCGCGTCAGCAACTGACCTTATGTGTCAGTCAGTCTTTCATTTATTAAAATAAAAAATATAACCGACTGTTTTATAAGCAAATATTGTATTGGCACGCTATTCGCTTTATCAAATAGAGTTAAGTAAGCAATAACAGTCAGACGCTAACGATAAATAGCTAAAGCATATTGAAAGCCGCTGCGGAGGCTCAGCATGACACACAGCAACATCATAAATATAAAAGATAAAGACGCTAAAAAAGCACTCAATTCATTAAACAGAATCACAGGGCTCAACTGGGAGTCGTTACCTGTATCGTTGGTAGCAGGCGGTTTGGTGTTTAATGCATCAAAGCAAGAAGACTACACCCTCAATAAAAAAAGGGCGTAACCCCTAGCCAGATAAAGGCTGATCGTCGATTGGACACGATAGAGAAGTTTATGCCGTTTTTAAGGTGTTAGATGTCACTGTTTTCGCCGTCAACTTCTGTACGTGAAGCTCATCGACAAACGTCAATTGCCCTTCACTTATACCCGCACAGCAAGCTTTAATATATTCAGGCGTTCCATCCGACTCAATGGTCACGCACCCCGAAAGCATCAGTGAGTAGTCAGCGCCGATATCAGCTTCATCTACCACCACAGCATACTCACCGCTACGGTCCTTATAGCAAATAACCAATGAGACTGTTTTCTGTGAACTATCAGGTACACGCATCCAAGCTGCTGCATTAAAGGTTAGTTTTACAGGTCCTTGTGTGCTTAATGCTTCTGCAGTGGGCTTTGGCGTTTTTCGCAACATACTCAAAAACGACTTACGCTTACCCGCATCAAGTAAATCTTTAGGCGAGGGCCCATCCATATATTCTGAGCGAGGAACGTCGACTAAGTGTTTGAGTTTAAGGAATTTGGTAGGAATTTTTTCATTCATTGGTCGATCCCACATAAAAAGTCATTCGTTAACACTATACGGCTAAAGACCTTATGATACGCTGTGCTAGTTCTCTTGTATTTAAACCCAGTTCACGCCCTAACAGTCAGTAACAAACCGCCTACAGACATTTACAATTTGAGTAGGCACATCAGGTTTCTGTAGCCGTGATGCAGCGAAGCGGAATCAAGAAATCGACACCACACCGCACAATCAGCCACCCAACCCTGACGCCAGTCGTGCCTCCTTTCATCAAGGCTACGATTACTACAAAGTTCATAATCTTACGAATGTGCCTATACTACTCATATGAAAGCAAATAAAAACCCTAAATCAAAGCAAGATAAAATACGTGTTTACTATGACGCAGCCTGCCCCGTTTGCCGCAAAGATAGAAAAATTTACGACGCCTTGGCAGGTAAAGATGCGGTCGAGTGGTGCGACATTACCGGTAATGACCAGCAGCTAATCGCTCAAGGAATAGCCCCCAAAGAGGCCTTGATCAAACTCCACGTGCAAAATGGTGAAGGGGTCATTACCAATGACATTGAAGCCTACGTGCTACTTTTTTCGAATATCTGGTGGCTCAAGCCACTCGCTTGGCTCCTCAATATACATTGGGTTAAAGAAATCTCACGCTCTCTCTACCGCAAGTGGGTTTTACGTCGACTAACAAAAGATGGCCGACTGAAACCTTAGGCTTTTAAACAGCATCACACCTCCCACCAGCCCAACACACGCTGAGCCAGCATTTTTTTGAAATTGACAACGTCAACATCACGTCGTACCTTAACTATATTGGCCGTGTAAATTTACTAAAATAAGGAACACTAAATGAGCTTTAAAAGCCTTGAAGTCAGCATCGAAAACCATATTGCCCACGTTAAGCTAAACCGCCCTAACGAATTAAATTCGATGAACACCGACTTTTGGAAAGAACTCCCTGTCGCCATCAGTGAAATAGACAACAAGGCAGAGGCACGGGTGATTGTGATCTCTTCAACCGG includes these proteins:
- the ppnP gene encoding pyrimidine/purine nucleoside phosphorylase, yielding MLNVNQYFDGKVASIGLKTKDLPATVGVMVPGEYTFGTEKREYMTVISGALTVKLPGESDWKTFSEGETFIVEANQSFDLKVEIDTAYLCKYE
- a CDS encoding glutathione S-transferase N-terminal domain-containing protein translates to MKHTLNIITSTLASSIRSWRGTSASKTSQAPAKTLMLFDREGCPRCRFVREALTELNLDVVIMPCPKGGKKIGQLKQETGYSEVPILIDENTHQKIQGAEAAVNYLFEEYRGKRPPKQLIANTLNQFASSMATGIRFSAGMLAKPSKGAEKKLTLYSFESSPFSRPVRELLCELELPYLLVTLGKQQKSDMGPANFRFTRKPYKPLANSKRDAFFKVHGNVQVPYLVDPNTQVALFESADILQYLNKTYAA
- a CDS encoding 1-acyl-sn-glycerol-3-phosphate acyltransferase translates to MSKKALEIRDKTIFDGIFVKYILKFLYSVWFKISGWKTTGSAPDGAGITIAAPHTSNWDIVYALGAAILLDVKIYFSIKDSWCRIPVIGRIMLWMGAIPIDRSSKGQGQVQLIRTFVERHKNSRIFFLFTPEGTRGEVDRWKTGFYHIAEECDLPIFLAKVDYRTKVSGVFHSFKLTDSKEADIEAIQESYKSVYGKFPALQYPAYSGPLPEITQREMVVMFAMHSLKGMATQAEIAARAKFDEVNAEMLDFLVEKGILEKIEEGKKAIKYKMTSAGKGFLLHLAPTLAQPQK
- a CDS encoding DEAD/DEAH box helicase, producing the protein MSSSELSFDQLELAEPLLRAVKEAGYEVPSPIQAESIPHLLNGHDLLGQAQTGTGKTAAFALPLLSRIDLSQKSPQLLVLAPTRELAIQVAEAFQTYARYMKGFHVLPIYGGSSYDGQLRQLKRGVHVVVGTPGRVMDHMRRGTLKLDKLSALVLDEADEMLRMGFIDDVEWILEQTPAERQIALFSATMPSQIKKVTERYLRDPKHVKIEVKTSTADTIRQRYWQVSGLHKMDALTRILEVEPFDGMIIFVRTKTATVELAEKLEARGYSAAALNGDISQAVRERTVARLKNNKIDILIATDVAARGLDVERISHVVNYDIPYDTEAYVHRIGRTGRAGRTGDAILFVSPREKRMLFSIEKATKQKIEKMTLPTTEDVNDQRVSKFKQKITDTLAGGNLEFFQKLLEQYQTEHDIPVIEVAAALAKLVQGDEPLLLKPQPERRERTERNERSERGSRTERGERSERPRKSGERKAKSLKDNPDVDMERFRIDVGYDHGVKPGNIVGAIANEANIEATYIGHIQIFDSFSTVDLPSGMPKETMDSLKKVWVCQQSLNIAPFDGEEGTSRGGRGAPRGRGDRGKPGGGGSRKPRRSNESGSGKPTSRPADKKPRVRKPKED
- a CDS encoding cold-shock protein; its protein translation is MSEKLTGTVKWFNESKGFGFITRENGPDLFVHFSSIVSDGFRTLQEGQQVSFTEGAGQKGPQAENVEAI
- a CDS encoding FKBP-type peptidyl-prolyl cis-trans isomerase, whose translation is MKIADNMVVSIHYTLTNNEGDVIDSSIDDAPLSYLHGAGNIVPGLETALLGKSVGESLQVTIQPEDAYGERHDEMVQLVPREMFQGVEDIQPGMQFQAEAPDGGVQMIIVADVADDEITVDANHPLAGEVLNFDVSIEAVREPTPEELDHGHVH
- a CDS encoding YaiI/YqxD family protein; translation: MAIWVDADACPNVVKEILFRAAQRTKIPLTLVANQPISTPPSPYIKSIQVPSGFDVADNYIAQEVVKGDLVITADIPLAADIVAKDAIALNPRGEKYTKENIKQRLTMRNFMEEMRGAGQAMGGPPPLNQQDRQAFANALDRYIATHSRHSSG
- a CDS encoding alpha/beta family hydrolase → MINFLINEPEQSVNANLILAHGAGALMDSAFMNTVAESIAKKGIRVWRFEFPYMCERRETGKKRPPNTQKVLLESWREAFCQVKHQLDEPLNSEGHGNQEPIFIGGKSMGGRMASLLADELQPSGLICLGYPFHALGKPEKPRTEHLAEIATATLILQGTRDPMGNQERVSDYKLSNMINIIWLEDGDHDFKPRVKSGLTHQQNMQVATQRISDFVALISKDVR
- a CDS encoding CinA family nicotinamide mononucleotide deamidase-related protein — encoded protein: MKTLRIQLLLTGDELMSGDIIDSNSALIAKKLQAEGYSVSRRVTVGDNVELLKQEIAALSSMSDVLIVNGGLGPTIDDLTSEVLAQVVVQPLEENAEAIAHLESWCAKRNFKLDGPNRKQAWLPKGVTIVPNPIGSAVGFSIDHNDCWVVCTPGVPSELEKMLDQTIIKEINYRFPGLEKTTVSHLPVFGLGESKIQQMVIDSMPDWPKSVELGFRASMPIVDVKLTTHTLEGEQQRASCIARLKALLGAHIISEQSETLQQRVVGLLQQQGKTLATAESCTGGLIASQITSIAGASAAFEMGIVSYSNRIKSHLLGVDPETLECHGAVSREVACQMVQGALVQSDSDYGIAVSGVAGPGGGTDEKPVGTVWVAWGDRHKIEAELLYFPGSRHYFQQMVAAVGLDLVRRRLLNIDEPPLYFKQRKYKASTLKGKR
- a CDS encoding esterase/lipase family protein, which gives rise to MDTSIKKPSLLMLALENRAFIELGAGLLNTPFLKQKTVGKGRAVLVIPGFGAGDLTTILLRRYLNKEGYKAYGWGMGINQGTSPAIKEQLYNQIKALHQQTGQKVSIIGWSLGGVFARELGRKLEDDIHSVITLGTPFTGNPYGNHLFQLSLILSGKAFTHKDAEAFDRRAEPPPVKTIAIHSRYDGVVSWQCSLEKETDHTRNIEVATSHFGYPFNPKVFSVVAKALEE